A region of Peromyscus maniculatus bairdii isolate BWxNUB_F1_BW_parent chromosome 7, HU_Pman_BW_mat_3.1, whole genome shotgun sequence DNA encodes the following proteins:
- the LOC143274261 gene encoding endonuclease 8-like 1 isoform X2 — protein sequence MPEGPELHLASCFVNETCKGLVFGGCVEKSSVSRNPEVPFESSAYHISALARGKELRLTLSPLPGAQPPQKPLSLVFRFGMSGSFQLAPADALPPHAHLRFYTPPHPPRLALCFMDIRRFGHWDPGGEWQPGRGPCVLLEYERFRDNVLWNLTNKAFDRPICEALLDQRFFNGIGNYLRAEILYRLKIPPFEKARTVLEALQESRLSPELTLSQKIKVKL from the exons ATGCCCGAGGGCCCAGAGCTGCACCTTGCCAGCTGTTTTGTAAATGAGACGTGTAAGGGGCTGGTGTTTGGTGGGTGTGTGGAGAAGTCCTCTGTCAGCCGCAACCCTGAGGTGCCCTTTGAGAGCAGTGCCTACCATATCTCAGCCTTAGCCCGAGGCAAGGAGCTGCGCCTGACCTTGAGCCCCCTGCCTGGTGCCCAGCCCCCTCAGAAGCCACTGTCCCTTGTCTTCCGCTTCGGTATGTCTGGATCCTTCCAGCTGGCACCTGCAGATGCCCTGCCGCCCCATGCCCATCTACGTTTTTacacgcccccccaccccccacggcTTGCCCTTTGCTTCATGGACATCCGACGCTTTGGCCACTGGGACCCTGGGGGTGAATGGCAGCCAGGCCGTGGACCCTGTGTCTTGCTGGAGTATGAACGGTTCAG GGACAACGTACTTTGGAACCTGACAAACAAAGCCTTTGACCGGCCCATCTGCGAGGCCTTGTTGGACCAGAGATTCTTCAATGGCATTGGCAACTATCTTCGGGCAGAGATCTTGTACCG GCTGAAGATTCCCCCTTTCGAGAAGGCCCGGACAGTTCTAGAGGCCCTGCAGGAGTCCCGGCTG AGCCCAGAGCTGACCCTGAGCCAGAAGATCAAGGTCAAACTGTAG
- the LOC143274261 gene encoding endonuclease 8-like 1 isoform X1 gives MPEGPELHLASCFVNETCKGLVFGGCVEKSSVSRNPEVPFESSAYHISALARGKELRLTLSPLPGAQPPQKPLSLVFRFGMSGSFQLAPADALPPHAHLRFYTPPHPPRLALCFMDIRRFGHWDPGGEWQPGRGPCVLLEYERFRDNVLWNLTNKAFDRPICEALLDQRFFNGIGNYLRAEILYRLKIPPFEKARTVLEALQESRLVRTVYKRVCVCVCVCVRTRWCGWQGYV, from the exons ATGCCCGAGGGCCCAGAGCTGCACCTTGCCAGCTGTTTTGTAAATGAGACGTGTAAGGGGCTGGTGTTTGGTGGGTGTGTGGAGAAGTCCTCTGTCAGCCGCAACCCTGAGGTGCCCTTTGAGAGCAGTGCCTACCATATCTCAGCCTTAGCCCGAGGCAAGGAGCTGCGCCTGACCTTGAGCCCCCTGCCTGGTGCCCAGCCCCCTCAGAAGCCACTGTCCCTTGTCTTCCGCTTCGGTATGTCTGGATCCTTCCAGCTGGCACCTGCAGATGCCCTGCCGCCCCATGCCCATCTACGTTTTTacacgcccccccaccccccacggcTTGCCCTTTGCTTCATGGACATCCGACGCTTTGGCCACTGGGACCCTGGGGGTGAATGGCAGCCAGGCCGTGGACCCTGTGTCTTGCTGGAGTATGAACGGTTCAG GGACAACGTACTTTGGAACCTGACAAACAAAGCCTTTGACCGGCCCATCTGCGAGGCCTTGTTGGACCAGAGATTCTTCAATGGCATTGGCAACTATCTTCGGGCAGAGATCTTGTACCG GCTGAAGATTCCCCCTTTCGAGAAGGCCCGGACAGTTCTAGAGGCCCTGCAGGAGTCCCGGCTGGTGAGGACGGTgtacaagcgtgtgtgtgtgtgtgtgtgtgtgtgtgtgcgcacacgctgGTGTGGGTGGCAAGGGTATGTGTAG